CCGTAACCTTCTATATTTTCTCCATTTCCAGGATGACTCATCTCCCCCTGACGATGCCCCCTGACCGTGGGGGCGGGCCCCTCTTCCGTCTGAAGTTCACTACGTTTGCGGTGGGAACGGTCTGTCTGCCGCTCTGCGGTTTTATCTTCTGCATCGTTTGGTCGCTGATTTTCGACTTTGAAAAGACGACGGCCACGCACTGCGGGGTGAGCGAGGTGCACGTTCCTGGGGTGCAGCAGTGAATTGTGGGTAATGCTGGTTAGAAGGTGTGGGGGGGGGTTCAGCTACTAGAATCTCTCTGTGCCGCCCGGCCCCTGACTACACGTTGCGGTGTGGCTGCCCCGATCCCTGCAGTAACACCGGCGTAGTCGTAGCACACTACAGGTGAGTGCGTGGCTGGCGGCCATATTGTAACTGCAGACAGAGGCTTAGGAATCATTGGGTTAGGTGACCACCGGGTACAGCAGAGAAGTCCCTGCTCCTCTGACATCACTGCTTCCCTTCTTCCAGGTCCCTAATTACCTGCCGTCCATCAGCGCGGCCATCGGAGAAGTGACCCCACAGAGGTTGGTCTGGCGGTTCTGTATTGGCCTCCACTCTGCCCCCCGCCTGCTCGTAGCGGTGGCGTACCTCAACTTCTACCTGGGAGGAGGCGGCTCGTACTGGAGAAGTCACATCAACTTCCTGCTCAATGTATTTGAGATCCTGTGTCTTCTCCTGCTGACCTATGTGTCCTCCAACGAGCACCATGGTGAGACGGCTGCTTCCTCAGCACCTCAGTGGCCAccacccctccccccaccaccactcgCTGATGATTGGATGTTGC
This portion of the Bufo gargarizans isolate SCDJY-AF-19 chromosome 1, ASM1485885v1, whole genome shotgun sequence genome encodes:
- the PGAP2 gene encoding post-GPI attachment to proteins factor 2 isoform X1; translation: MTHLPLTMPPDRGGGPLFRLKFTTFAVGTVCLPLCGFIFCIVWSLIFDFEKTTATHCGVPNYLPSISAAIGEVTPQRLVWRFCIGLHSAPRLLVAVAYLNFYLGGGGSYWRSHINFLLNVFEILCLLLLTYVSSNEHHGIHQLAFIFFMFFSLGYMFITIRIWRISRKYSVSAEERRSYTWKKWLFIFNLTAFLVSLLFYYRHNLHCEPGVYTVFSFFEYLVVLTNMGFHMTAWWDFGSKELLVCSLEEDKRI
- the PGAP2 gene encoding post-GPI attachment to proteins factor 2 isoform X2, with the translated sequence MTHLPLTMPPDRGGGPLFRLKFTTFAVGTVCLPLCGFIFCIVWSLIFDFEKTTATHCGVPNYLPSISAAIGEVTPQRLVWRFCIGLHSAPRLLVAVAYLNFYLGGGGSYWRSHINFLLNVFEILCLLLLTYVSSNEHHGIHQLAFIFFMFFSLGYMFITIRIWRISRKYSERRSYTWKKWLFIFNLTAFLVSLLFYYRHNLHCEPGVYTVFSFFEYLVVLTNMGFHMTAWWDFGSKELLVCSLEEDKRI